Proteins from a single region of Hordeum vulgare subsp. vulgare chromosome 6H, MorexV3_pseudomolecules_assembly, whole genome shotgun sequence:
- the LOC123405590 gene encoding uncharacterized protein LOC123405590 gives MQQGPLEAAASCVQERAVRVAGLSGSRGYGLPSEGLHKNLQPTPQPKNKVEGGLLLNVVISQGAAIFQLFPSKDKPLLVWWDTLLVLDLCLDIVNGIRTLNL, from the exons ATGCAGCAGGGGCCGTTGGAGGCAGCCGCGTCGTGCGTGCAGGAGCGCGCCGTGCGCGTGGCCGGGCTTAGCGGATCGCGG GGTTATGGTCTTCCCAGTGAGGGTCTTCACAAAAATCTACAACCCACCCCTCAACCGAAGAACAAGGTGGAGGGTGGactccttctgaatgttgtaatCAGCCAAGGTGCGGCCATCTTCCAGCTGTTTCCCAGCAAAGATAAGCCTCTGTTGGTCTGGTGGGATACCCTCCTTGTGCTGGATCTTTGCCTTGACATTGTCAATGGTATCCGAACTCTCAACCTCTAG